One part of the Vitis riparia cultivar Riparia Gloire de Montpellier isolate 1030 chromosome 15, EGFV_Vit.rip_1.0, whole genome shotgun sequence genome encodes these proteins:
- the LOC117932299 gene encoding LOW QUALITY PROTEIN: eukaryotic translation initiation factor 4G-like (The sequence of the model RefSeq protein was modified relative to this genomic sequence to represent the inferred CDS: inserted 1 base in 1 codon): protein MSINQSRSDKNDAHYRKSGARSGSSAQQRTFSVGAGKGGGNAPPSSAFVPSSSSSSNRSFKRPNNAQGGQSRVSVGAANSESANPSSQQRGIQNGVHTQPSSHGSIGVSDAPAGKPTDSAPQRISRAPKAPSSKVPSSYTAAVSSDTASQTAPDNAPDDSRLQFSLQFGSINPGFVNGMQIPARTSSAPPNLDEQKRDQARHDTFIAVPTLPLPSNPKQHLPRKGVIASEQSNAGEAHPLSKGKRDVQISSASPANQTQKPSVLPMTGISMQIPYHQPQVSVQFSGPNPQLQSQGMTATSLQMPMPMPLQMGNASQVQQQVFVPGLQPHPLQPQGMIHQGQGLSFTTPMGPQLSPQLGNLQMGMTPQYTQQQPGKFGGPRKTTVKITHPDTHEELRLDKRADPYLDGGSSGPSGPRSHPNLPPPSQSIPSFTPPHPINFYTNSYNASSLFFPSPSSLPLTSTPLTSSSQTPRFNYPVSQGPPTGPFINAPTHNSLSVSKTGTAMQGVAEPLNLENARDFPNVMSSVPSSTSQVTIKPAVVSVVEKVTDALPPLSSAATEKVESPKLLRLPGETSSFHLPRNTDINSETSLQQPKTDLEPSTSTLLQEASKQFSVATDTVSVESSASNTLSSAPSVLSDENASVVTSNEGRRRETLGRSNSIKEHQKKTGKKGHPQPQQQVGGQTASLSNLPSRPMERGISSKTGVTETLEPKAVHGTLGNSEDVLDFTREPVSTITADSADASELKADSFGEGSAHGPPKTPGAGITNHTKDTCNEKQSDFSLQNELSKCSTVAIEGQGESELPEGFKQDAHCLEKSSESISSISLEAVKQPVPDSELKVTTSSVEVGSVETAQEVDVSVSCCTEIDRTTENSVAPTPTTLESINVETVPSNAVLPTSSYGDKNSTFDASLSRSDSIGVKEIIVATSAASDQESVPVPTPYLSESTVKPEGAGVENVSGGLVSHPVSSSKDKPTVELNRPKTTVKKKKRKEILQKADAAGTTSDLYMAYKGPEEKKETIISSESTSTGNVKQVSADAGQEDVVGSDKGEQPKAEPDDWEDAADISTPKLETQDNGVANGGSMLDDKDGNGVLGKKYSRDFLLTFADQCNDLPEGFEITSDIAEALMISNINMSHLIDRDSYPSPGRIVDRQAGGSRPDRRGSGVVDDDKWSKLPGPFSSGRDLRPDIGYGGNVVGFRSVQGGNYGVLRNPRGQSTMQYVGGILSGPMQSMGSQGGQRNSPDADRWQRATGFQKGLIPSPQTSVQMHRAEKKYEVGKATDEEQVKQRKLKAILNKLTPQSFEKLFEQVKAVNIDNAVTLTGVISQIFDKALMEPTFCEMYADFCFHLAGELPDFSEDNEKITFKRLLLNKCQEEFERGEREQEEANRADEEGEIKQSEEEREEKRIKARRRMLGNIRLIGELYKKRMLTERIMHECIKKLLGQYQNPDEEDVESLCKLMSTIGEMIDHPKXKEHMDVYFDRMSKLSNNMKLSSRVRFMLKDAIDLRKNKWQQRRKVEGPKKIEEVHRDAAQERQAQASRLSRGPSMNSSTRRGAPPMDFGPRGSTMLSSPNSQMGGFRGLPSPQVRGFGAQDVRLEDRQSYESRTPSVPLPHRPIGDDSITLGPQGGLARGMSIRGPPAMSSGPLGDISPGSGDSRRLTAGLNGYSSVPDRTTYSSREEIMPRYIPERFGGPSAYDQSSTQDRNLQYGNRDVRTPDRGFDRSLATSPPARAHGPAVSQNVPPEKVWPEERLRDMSIAAIKEFYSAKDENEVALCIKDLNSPGFYPSMVSIWVTDSFERKDKEMDMLAKLLVNLTKSRDAMLSQVQLIKGFEAVLTDLEDAVNDAPKAAEFLGRIFAMVIIENVIPLRELGQIILEGGEEPGRLREIGLAAEVLGSTLEIIKSEKGENVLNEIRKVSNLRLDDFRPPDPSYRSAKLDKFI from the exons ATGTCCATCAATCAATCAAGGTCCGACAAGAACGACGCGCATTACAGGAAGTCCGGCGCGCGATCCGGTAGCTCCGCGCAGCAGAGGACCTTCTCAGTCGGTGCCGGGAAGGGCGGCGGGAACGCCCCTCCTTCGTCGGCGTTTGTTCCTTCTTCATCCTCGTCTTCCAATCGGAG TTTTAAGAGGCCTAACAATGCACAAGGAGGGCAATCTAGGGTAAGTGTTGGCGCCGCAAATTCGGAGTCTGCGAATCCTTCATCTCAGCAGCGTGGTATACAGAATGGTGTCCATACACAGCCATCGTCACATG GTTCTATAG GAGTATCTGATGCCCCAGCTGGCAAACCCACTGATTCGGCGCCTCAGAGAATCAGTCGAGCTCCAAAGGCCCCATCTTCCAAGGTCCCGTCTTCTTATACAGCTGCTGTTAGTTCTGACACAGCATCACAAACAGCACCTGACAATG CCCCAGACGATAGCAGGTTACAATTCTCTCTTCAGTTTGGGTCCATAAATCCAGGTTTCGTGAATGGAATGCAG ATACCTGCTCGAACTAGTTCAGCTCCCCCTAATTTGGATGAGCAGAAGCGGGACCAG GCACGCCATGATACTTTTATAGCTGTGCCTACATTGCCGCTTCCTTCCAATCCTAAGCAGCACTTGCCAAGGAAGGGCGTGATTGCTAGTGAGCAATCTAATGCTGGGGAGGCTCATCCCCTTTCTAAGGGTAAAAGGGATGTCCAAATATCATCTGCATCCCCTGCTAACCAAACACAGAAGCCTTCTGTCCTTCCTATGACTGGGATTTCTATGCAAATACCGTATCACCAGCCACAGGTTTCTGTACAATTTAGTGGTCCAAACCCACAACTACAGTCTCAAGGCATGACAGCTACTTCATTGCAAATGCCTATGCCAATGCCATTACAGATGGGGAATGCTTCCCAAGTGCAGCAGCAGGTATTTGTTCCAGGTCTACAGCCCCATCCCTTGCAACCTCAGGGAATGATTCATCAGGGCCAGGGCTTGAGTTTTACAACTCCAATGGGGCCTCAACTATCCCCTCAGTTGGGAAACTTGCAAATGGGGATGACTCCGCAATATACACAACAACAGCCTGGGAAATTTGGTGGCCCTCGCAAAACTACTGTCAAGATTACTCATCCTGATACACATGAGGAGCTGAGGCTTGATAAACGGGCTGATCCATATTTGGATGGCGGGTCGTCAGGTCCATCAGGCCCAAGGTCCCATCCTAATTTGCCTCCTCCCTCCCAATCTATTCCATCATTTACACCCCCACATCCAATCAACTTCTATACCAATTCCTACAATGCCAGTTCCCTCTTCTTTCCTTCTCCAAGCTCGCTTCCCCTTACAAGCACCCCATTAACTTCCAGCTCTCAAACACCAAGGTTTAACTATCCTGTTAGCCAAGGTCCACCAACTGGACCATTCATAAATGCGCCTACTCATAACTCCTTGTCTGTTAGTAAGACTGGGACGGCAATGCAGGGTGTTGCCGAACCATTGAACTTGGAAAATGCCCGTGATTTTCCTAATGTAATGTCTTCTGTGCCATCATCCACATCACAGGTTACAATAAAACCGGCTGTTGTCTCTGTTGTAGAAAAGGTTACAGATGCTCTACCTCCACTTAGCTCAGCTGCCACTGAAAAGGTTGAATCACCTAAACTTTTAAGGCTGCCTGGTGAAACTAGCTCATTTCATCTGCCAAGGAATACTGACATCAATTCAGAAACCTCTTTACAACAACCAAAAACTGATCTTGAACCCTCAACATCCACATTGTTACAAGAGGCAAGCAAGCAATTTTCTGTGGCCACTGATACCGTTTCTGTGGAGAGCTCAGCATCCAATACTTTGTCCTCTGCTCCAAGTGTCCTTTCTGATGAAAATGCATCGGTTGTGACCAGCAATGAAGGCAGAAGAAGAGAAACCCTTGGCAGGTCAAACTCGATTAAGGAGCATCAGAAGAAGACTGGAAAGAAAGGACATCCTCAACCACAACAGCAG GTTGGCGGGCAAACTGCTTCTTTGTCAAACTTGCCTTCTCGGCCTATGGAACGTGGTATTTCTTCAAAAACTGGAGTCACTGAGACTCTGGAACCTAAGGCAGTTCATGGTACATTGGGAAACAGTGAAGACGTCTTGGATTTTACCCGGGAACCAGTGTCTACCATTACTGCTGACAGTGCTGATGCTTCTGAATTGAAGGCTGATAGTTTTGGGGAAGGGTCTGCCCATGGACCACCCAAAACACCTGGTGCTGGTATCACTAATCATACAAAAGACACTTGTAATGAAAAGCAGTCTGATTTTTCTTTGCAAAATGAATTATCAAAATGTTCAACTGTGGCAATAGAAGGACAAGGAGAAAGTGAATTGCCTGAAGGGTTCAAACAAGATGCCCATTGTTTAGAGAAGTCATCAGAATCAATTTCCTCAATATCTCTAGAAGCTGTTAAACAACCTGTACCAGATTCTGAGTTGAAGGTAACAACAAGCAGCGTTGAGGTTGGATCAGTGGAAACTGCACAGGAGGTGGATGTTTCTGTCAGTTGTTGCACAGAAATTGATAGGACAACTGAAAATTCAGTGGCACCTACTCCCACAACTTTGGAATCCATAAATGTTGAAACTGTTCCATCCAATGCTGTATTACCCACTAGTTCTTATGGTGATAAGAATTCGACTTTTGATGCTTCTTTGAGTAGAAGTGATAGTATTGGTGTCAAAGAAATTATTGTTGCAACATCTGCTGCATCAGATCAAGAATCTGTTCCTGTTCCCACCCCATATCTTTCAGAATCAACTGTAAAACCTGAAGGGGCGGGTGTGGAAAATGTTAGTGGTGGGTTGGTTTCCCATCCTGTATCAAGTTCCAAGGATAAACCCACTGTAGAACTAAATAGGCCCAAGACTACggttaaaaaaaagaagaggaaagaaaTTCTTCAGAAAGCTGATGCTGCTGGGACAACCTCTGATCTTTATATGGCATACAAGGGTCCAGAGGAGAAGAAAGAAACTATCATCTCTTCAGAAAGCACTTCTACTGGTAATGTAAAACAGGTCAGTGCTGATGCTGGTCAGGAAGATGTTGTAGGAAGTGATAAAGGTGAGCAGCCTAAAGCCGAGCCAGATGATTGGGAAGATGCAGCTGACATCTCCACACCGAAATTGGAAACTCAAGACAATGGTGTCGCTAATGGAGGATCAATGCTTGATGACAAAGATGGAAACGGGGTTTTGGGCAAAAAGTATTCCAGAGATTTCCTGCTGACATTTGCAGACCAATGTAATGATCTTCCGGAGGGTTTTGAAATTACATCTGATATAGCTGAGGCACTAATGATTTCTAATATTAATATGTCTCATCTTATTGATCGTGACTCATACCCAAGTCCTGGAAGAATTGTGGATAGGCAGGCAGGGGGTTCTCGACCAGATCGCCGTGGGAGTGGTGTGGTGGATGATGACAAATGGAGTAAACTTCCTGGGCCTTTCTCTTCTGGACGAGATCTGCGACCAGATATTGGTTATGGGGGTAATGTGGTAGGCTTTCGATCTGTCCAAGGAGGAAACTATGGTGTGTTAAGGAACCCACGTGGGCAGTCGACTATGCAGTATGTTGGAGGAATCCTCTCTGGACCAATGCAATCAATGGGTTCTCAGGGAGGGCAACGGAATAGTCCTGATGCTGATAGATGGCAGCGTGCTACTGGCTTCCAGAAGGGTTTAATTCCTTCTCCTCAAACTTCGGTACAGATGCACAGAGCTGAGAAGAAGTATGAAGTGGGTAAAGCGACAGATGAGGAACAGGTAAAACAAAGGAAGTTGAAAGCTATCCTGAACAAGCTGACTCCTCAGAGCTTTGAAAAGCTTTTTGAGCAAGTAAAAGCAGTTAATATTGACAATGCAGTCACTCTCACTGGTGTCATCTCACAGATCTTTGACAAAGCTTTAATGGAACCTACTTTCTGTGAAATGTATGCTGACTTCTGTTTTCATCTGGCGGGAGAGCTGCCCGACTTCAGTGAAGACAATGAAAAGATCACTTTCAAAAGATTGCTTCTCAACAAGTGTCAGGAGGAATTTGAGAGAGGGGaaagagaacaagaagaagCTAATAGAGCTGATGAGGAGGGTGAGATTAAACAGTCTGAAGAGGAAAGGGAGGAGAAGAGAATCAAAGCACGAAGAAGGATGTTGGGCAACATTAGATTGATTGGGGAATTGTACAAGAAGAGGATGTTGACCGAGAGGATAATGCATGAGTGCATCAAGAAGTTGTTAGGGCAGTATCAGAATCCTGATGAGGAAGATGTAGAATCTTTGTGCAAACTGATGAGCACAATTGGAGAGATGATTGATCATCCAA CCAAGGAGCATATGGATGTATACTTTGATAGGATGTCGAAGTTATCGAACAACATGAAACTATCTTCTAGGGTAAGGTTCATGTTGAAGGATGCAATTGATTTGCGAAAGAATAAATGGcaacaaagaagaaaagttgAAGGGCCGAAGAAGATTGAGGAAGTGCACAGGGATGCAGCTCAGGAAAGACAGGCTCAAGCTAGTAGGCTATCTCGTGGTCCAAGCATGAATTCATCAACAAGAAGGGGGGCCCCTCCTATGGACTTTGGTCCAAGAGGTTCAACTATGTTATCATCTCCAAATTCCCAAATGGGTGGTTTCCGGGGTTTGCCATCTCCTCAGGTTCGTGGGTTTGGTGCTCAGGATGTTCGATTAGAGGATAGACAATCTTATGAAAGCAGGACTCCATCAGTTCCATTGCCGCATAGACCCATTGGTGATGATTCTATTACTCTTGGTCCTCAAGGTGGTCTTGCTAGGGGAATGTCTATTAGAGGCCCACCAGCTATGTCTAGTGGTCCTTTGGGTGATATTTCTCCTGGTTCAGGAGACTCTAGAAGGTTGACAGCAGGTTTGAATGGTTATAGTTCTGTACCGGATAGGACAACTTACAGTTCAAGAGAGGAAATCATGCCAAGGTACATCCCAGAGAGATTTGGTGGTCCATCTGCCTATGACCAGTCAAGTACACAAGACCGAAATCTGCAGTATGGAAACAGGGATGTAAGAACCCCAGATCGTGGCTTTGATCGATCTCTTGCCACCTCTCCACCTGCACGGGCACACGGACCAGCTGTCTCACAAAATGTTCCTCCAGAGAAGGTATGGCCCGAGGAACGTTTACGTGACATGTCCATAGCAGCAATTAAAGAATTTTACAG